The region CGAGGTCGCGGACCAGCCCTCGTGGCAGACCCGGCGCACCGCGTCCGCGATGGGCAGCTCGACCCCGTGCCGCTCGCCCAGCTCGCAGATCGACAGGCAGGATTTCACGCCCTCGGCGACCTGCCCGTGGTTGGCCTCCCCCGCCTGCTCCAGGCTCTCGCCGCGGCCGAGGTGCTCGCCGAACGTGCGGTTGCGCGAGAGCGGCGACGAACACGTCGCGACCAGGTCCCCGAGGCCCGCGAGCCCGGCGAAGGTCAGCGGGTCCGCGCCGAGCGCCTGGCCGAGCCGCGCCGTCTCCGCGAGCCCGCGGGTGATCAGCGACGCCCGGGTGTTGTCCCCGAGCCCCATGCCCGCCGCGATCCCCACGGCCAGCGCGATCACGTTCTTCCCGGCCCCGCCCAGCTCGCAGCCCACGACGTCGGTGTTCGTGTAGGAGCGGAAGTACCCCGACGACGTCGCGCTCTGCAGGGCGACGGCCCGCTCGTGGTCCGAGCAGGCGATCACGGTGGCGGTCGGCTCCTCGGCGGCGATCTCGCGGGCGAGGTTCGGCCCGGACACCACGGCGACCTGGTCCGGCGTCACCCCGGCGACCTCGACGACGACCTCGCTCATCCGTTTGAGCGTCCCGAGCTCGACCCCCTTCGCCAGGCTGACCAGCGTCCGGCCGCGCGGGAGCAGGTCCCGCCAGTCGTTCAGGTTGGCCCGCAGGGTCTGGGACGGGACGGCGAGCACGACGGCGTCGACGCCGTCGAGCGCGGCGGCGGCGTTCGTCGTCGCGGTGATCCGCTCCGGCAGCACGACGCCGGGCAGGTAGTCCGGGTTGACGTGCCGGTCGCACACGGCGCGGGACACCTCGGGGCGGCGCGCCCACAGCACGACGTCCCGGCCGGCGTCCGCGAGGACCTTCGCGAACGTGGTCCCCCAGGACCCCGCCCCCAGGACGGCGACCCGCTGCAGCGCCCTCACCGGTCCACCCGCTTGTAGAACTCGGTGGGCGCGGCCCCGCCCCGGACCTCGGCCAGCAGGTCCCGCACCTCGCTCATCACGTGGTCGGTGACCTCGCGCAGGATCGTCGCGTCGAGCGGGCGCCCGCGGTAGGCGGACAGGTCGATCGGCGGGCCCGCCTTCACCGTCACCGTCGTCCGCGGCAACGGCCGGAACTTCCTGTTGTAGTGGTCGTAGATCTCGCGGGTCCCCCAGTGCACGACGGGGATCACCGGCACGTCCGACGACAGGGCGAGCCGGGCGACGCCCGTGCGGGACTGCATCGGCCACCCCTCGGGGTCGCGGCTGATCGTGCCCTCCGGGTAGATGACGACGACCTTTCCCCTGCCGAGCGCCTCGATGCCGTCGCGGAGGCTCTGCTGCGCGTCCGCGGAGTCCCGGTAGACCGGGATCTGCCCGCTGGCGACCAGGATCCGCCCGAACACCGGGATCTTCCAGAGGCTGTGCTTCGCGAGGAACCGCGGCACCCGCTTCCCCCGGTAGACGTACAGCGCGGTGTGCGCCGGGTCGAGGTAGGAGATGTGGTTCGCGACGATCAGCGCTCCGCCGTCGGCCGGCACGTTCTCCAGACCCAGGTACCGGTTGCGGCTGGTCAGGAAGTTCAGCACGGTGAACACCACCGCCGACACCCAGACCGAGAAGCCACCCTTCTCACGCGTCACCCACGACCTCCTGCTCCGTCGGCGCACCGCGGACGATCACCGCGGGCGAGTCTCCCGTGACGGTACGGGGCGGGTCCAGGAGTCTGCGCCCGCGCGCCGCGCCGGAGTGGAACGATGGGTGTGTGCCCCCGCGTTCCGGACCGGTCCCGTCGCGAACCGACGTCGTCGTGCCGGTCAAGCCGCTGCACGTCGCGAAGTCCCGGCTGCGCGGCGCGGCGGACCGCGGGATCGGGGACCCGCAGGCCCACGCCCGCCTCGCCCTCTCGCTCGCGCTGGACACCGTCGCGGCGGCCCGGGCGGCGAACCGGGTCGGCGAGATCGTGGTCGTGACGTCCGATCCGGAGGTCTCGGCGGGCGTCACCGCGCTCGGCGCGTCCGTGCTCGCCGACGAGCCCGCGGAGGGCCTGAACGCGGCATTGCGGCACGGCGCGGAGTGGCACCGCAGACGACGCCGGATCAAGAACCTCGCCGCGGCCGGAGTCGCTGCGCTGCAAGCGGATCTGGCCGCGCTGCACCCGGACGAGCTCGACGCCGCCCTCGCCGCGGCGCAGGCGCTGTTCGCCACCGGGAGCGCCACCCGGGCATTCTGCACGGACGCCCACGGGGACGGCACGACGCTGCTGGTCGCGGCCGTCGGCGTCGCGCTGGACCCCCGGTTCGGGCCGGGCTCGGCGGACGCGCACCGGGAGTCCGGGGCCGCGGCGCTGCCCGGGGCGTGGCCGGGCCTGCGCCTGGACGTCGACACCGAGGCGGACCTGCGGGAGGCCGAGACGGCCGGCATCGGCCCGCGCACCGGCCGCCTCCTCGCCCCGGATCGGGGCAGCCGTCCGGCGTGATCTTCGCGTTATCGTTCCGTGATTCGAAGTTCACCCGGATGTCAGTCCCCCGGAGCCGGTGCACCCCCCTCGGGTGCGGAAGAATCGCCGCGTGGGTGATCGCGAAGACGACCGGCAGGATCAGTCCGCCAACGGTTCCGCGTCCCCCGAGCCCACCGGCTCCGGGGGCGGCGCCGGCGACGGTTCCGGGCGCAGGCGCACGCGAGCCGCGGCCCGACGACCGGCCCGGCCGGCCACGCGACGGGTGAGTGCGAGCGCGCGGCCGTCGTCGAACTCCACCTCCGGCGCCGCGAAGGCGGGCGCCTCCGTGGCCAAGCCCGCCACGCGCGAGGGCAGCGGCCAGACGGAGCCGGAGAAGCCCGGACCGGCCGCCCCGCCCACGTCCGCGAGCACGGCGGTCAGCCCGCCGCCCCCGCCCCCCGCCGGATCCGGCGCGGCGCCGATCAGCCCGCCCGCGCCGATCACCGCCGCGGCACCCTCGGGCCTGCCGGACGACCGCTACCTCAACCGCGAGCTTCTCCTGGCTGGACTTCAACGCCCGGGTGCTCGCCCTGGCCGAGGACACCAGCCAGCCGCTGCTGGAGCGGGCCAAGTTCCTGGCGATCTTCGCGTCGAACCTGGACGAGTTCTACATGGTCCGGGTCGCCGGGTTGAAGCGCCGGGACGAGATGGGCCTGGCCGTGCGCAGCGCGGACGGGCTGTCCCCGCGCGAGCAGCTCCGCCAGATCGGCGAGCGCAGCCAGGCGATCTCGGAGGCGGCCGCCCGCGTCTTCCTGGACGAGGTCCGCCCCGAGCTCGCGGCCAGCGGTGTCCACATCCGCCGCTGGTCCGATCTCACGGACGCGCAGCGGCTGCGCCTCTCGGACTACTTCGCCGCCCAGGTCTTCCCCGTGCTCACGCCGCTCGCGGTGGACCCGGCGCACCCCTTCCCGTACATCTCGGGGCTGTCGCTGAACCTGGCCGTCACCGTGCGGGACCCGGAGGGCCGCACGGAGCGGTTCGCGCGGGTGAAGGTGCCGAACAACGTCCCGCGTCTCGTCCAGGTACGTGAGGACGAGGGCGACCCGGGCCGGGGAATCACGTTCCTGCCGATCGAGGACCTGATCTCCGCGCACCTCGGCGAGCTGTTCACCGGGCTCGAGGTGGCCGAGGTGCACGCGTTCCGGGTGACCCGCAACGCGGACCTCGAGGTGGAGGAGGACCGGGACGAGGACCTCCTGCAGGCCCTCGAACGCGAGCTGGCCCGCCGCCGATTCGGGCCGCCGGTGCGGCTCGAGGTCACGGAGACGATGAGCGAGCACGTGCTGGAGCTGCTGCTCCGCGAGCTGGACGTGCACCCCGGGGACGTCGTCACGGTGCCCGGCCTGCTGGACATGACCTGCCTCTGGGAGGTCTACGCCATTGACCGGCCGGACCTGAAGGACGAGCCGTTCCGCCCCGCCACGCACCCCGCGTTCGGCGAGCGCGAGACCCCGCGCAGCATCTTCGCGACGCTGCGCGAGGGCGACGTGATGGTCCACCACCCGTACGACTCCTTCTCGACGAGCGTGCAGCGCTTCATCGAGCAGGCCGCCGCGGACCCGAACGTGCTGGCGATCAAGCAGACGCTCTACCGGACGTCCGGCGACTCGCCGATCGTCGACGCCCTGATCGACGCGGCGGCGGCCGGCAAGCAGGTCGTCGCGCTCGTCGAGATCAAGGCGCGGTTCGACGAGCAGGCCAACATCCGCTGGGCGCGTGAGCTGGAGAAGTCCGGTGTGCACGTCGTCTACGGGCTCGTGGGGCTCAAGACGCACTGCAAGACCTCGCTCGTCGTGCGCCAGGAGGGCTCCACGATCCGCCGCTACTGCCACATCGGCACGGGCAACTACAACCCGAAGACGGCGCGGCTCTACGAGGACATCGGCGTGCTGACCGCGGACCCGACGATCGGCGCCGACCTCACGGACCTGTTCAACTCGCTCACCGGCTACTCGCGTCAGACCTCCTACCGGAGCCTGCTCGTCGCGCCCTACGGCGTGCGGCGCGGGATCGTCAGGCGCATCGAGGACGAGATCGAGGCGTTCCAGGCGGGCAACGAGGACGCGCGGGTCCGGATCAAGGTCAACTCCCTCGTCGACGAGCAGGTCATCGACGCGCTGTACCGGGCGTCGATCGCGGGGGTGCCCTGTGACGTCGTCGTCCGCGGGATCTGCGCGATCCGGCCCGGCCGGCCCGGGCTCTCGGAGAACATCCAGGTCCGCTCGATCCTCGGCCGGTTCCTCGAGCACTCGCGGATCTTCCACTTCGGCGCCGCCAACGAGTACTGGATCGGCAGCGCGGACATGATGCACCGCAACCTGGACCGCCGGGTCGAGGTGCTGCTGCGCGTCGCGGACCCGGCGCTGGCGGGGCAGCTGGGCGCGGTGTTCGACTCCGCGCTGGACCCGGCGACGCGCTGCTGGACGCTGCAGGCGGACGGCACGTGGGAGCCCTCGCCCCCGCCGGGCTCGGACCTGGAGAAGGTCCGGGACCACCAGGCGGAGCTGATGATCGCCCACGTCTCCCGCGCCTCGTCCGACAACGAATGAGGGACCTGGTCCGGCCGTGAGTCCCGATCCCTCCGCCCTCGAGGCCGACGTCCTCGCCGCGGGCACCGTCCTCTGGTGCCCGGGCGACGTCGGGCCGCTCGTGGCACTGGTGCACCGCCCCAAGTACGACGACTGGTCCCTCCCCAAGGGCAAGGTCGACCCCGGTGAGTCCCTCTCGGCCGCCGCCGTCCGGGAGACCTGGGAGGAGACCGGGCTGCGGGCGCGGCTCGGCGCCCTGCTCGGGGACGTGCGCTACGACGTGCCCGAGGGCCGCAAGCTCGTTAGGTACTGGGCGGCGGAGTGCCTGAACCGCGCCGACTTCGTGCCGAACCAGGAGGTCGACGAGCTGGTCTGGGTCCCCCCGGCGGAGGCGACGTCCCGGCTGACGCGCGACCACGACCGGGAGATCGTCGCGCGGTTCGCCGCGCAGGGGCCGCCCCGGTCCGTGGTGCTGGTCGTCCGGCACGCGAAGGCCGGCAGCCGCAGCGACTGGGACGGCGAGGACGACCTCCGCCCGCTCTCCGCGGCGGGCCGGCGCCAGGCGGAGCAGCTGGTCCCGTTCCTGGCGCGGTTCGGCCCGGAGCGGGCCGTCACCGCCCCGCCCGTCCGTTGCCGGGAGACGATCGCCCCGCTCGTCTCCGCGTTGGGTCTGGAGCCGCCGTCCGTCGAGCCGCTGCTCGGCGAGGAGGGCTACTGGGAAGCCCCGGACCGCGGCCTGGCCCGCTTCCACGAGCTCGCCGCGCAGCCGGGCGTCACGGTCGTGTGCAGCCAGGGCGGGGTGATCCCGGACGTGGTGGGCACGCTCCTGTCCGAGTGGGGTCTGAACCCGCCCGAGGTCGACGAGGAGAAGGGCGTCCCCTCGAAGAAGGGCAGCACCTGGGTCCTCTGCCTGTCCTCCTCTGGCGCCCTGACGAGCGCCGACTACTACCCCGACCCCACCGCGTAGCCCGCCCGCGACCGTCCCGCGAGTCGCGCTCTCAGACCCCGCGAGTCGCGATCTGAGACCCCGCGAGTCGCGATCTGAGACCCCGCGGGCCGGCTACTTCTTGGCCTTGCCCTTCGCCGGGGTCTTCTTGGCGGGCTGGGCGGCGGCCTTGGTCTCCTTGGTCTCCTTGGCCTTGGCGGCCGCCTTCTTGGGCTCGGCCTTCTTCGCCGGCTTCTTGGCGGGCTTCTCCGCGGGGGCCTCGGCCTGGGCGGTGAGCGAGCCGGACGTCTTGGCCGCGCGGCGGCCCGGCTTCGCGGGTGCCTCCGTGACGGCGGGCGTCGGCGCGGCGTCGGAGGCTGCGGCCGTGGTGGCCCGGCTCCGGCGAGCGGTCGTCGCGGGCGCGGCGGTCCCGGCGGCGCCGCCGCCGGTCCGACGGACCGGGGCCGGCTTGCCGGTGCCCGCACCGTTGGCCTGGACCGTCGCCTTGAACGCCGTCCCGGGGCGGAAGGCCGGGACCGTCGTGGCCGGGACGGGCACGGTCTCGCCGGTGCGCGGGTTCCGCGCCACGCGGGCTGCCCGGGCCCGGGGCTCGAACACCCCGAATCCGGTGAGCGTCACCGAGGAGCCGGATCCGACGGTGTCGACGATGATCTCCAGCAGGCCGTCCACAGCGGACGACGCGGTGCGCCGGTCTCCGAGACGGGCCGCCAGCGCGTCCACGAGCTGGGTCTTGTTCATGAACGGCACGGTAGAACGTTTCCGCAGCTCGCACCAGTGACGCGGCCGAAAAAGCCGTTGCGGCGCAGGGACTGCGACTGCCTCGTTCGTGCGCGGTGGCCATCGCCGGGGCAACGACCACCGCGCACGGGCGGCGTCAGCCGTGGGTGGTGGGCATCCGCGCGGGGCGGGCGGCCTCGAACGCGGTGATGTCCTGCTCGTGGCGCAGGGTGAGGCCGATGTCGTCCAGCCCCTCCAGCAGGCGCCAGCGGGCGTAGTCGTCGATGTCGAAGCGGACGGTCAGGTCCTTGGCCTGCACCGTCTTCTCCTGCAGGTCGACGGTCACCTCGGTGCCCGGCTCGTTCTCCAGCAGCTTCCACAGCAGCTCGACGTCCGGCTGCGCGACCTGCGCCGCGACCAGCCCGGCCTTCGCCGAGTTGCCCCGGAAGATGTCCGCGAACCGGGACGAGATGACGACCCGGAAGCCGTAGTCCATCAAGGCCCAGACCGCGTGCTCGCGCGACGAGCCGGTGCCGAAGTCCTGCCCCGCCACCAGCACGGAGCCGCGCGAGAACGGCTCCTGGTTGAGGATGAAGTCCTCCTCGCCCCGCCAGGCCGAGAACAGGCCGTCCTCGAAACCCGTGCGCGTCACGCGCTTGAGGTAGACGGCGGGGATGATCTGGTCGGTGTCCACGTTGGAGCGGCGCAGGGGCACGCCGATGCCGGTGTGGGTCGAGAAGGCGTCCATCAGTTCAGGTCCTCCGGCGAGCTCAGGGTGCCCCGGACCGCCGTCGCGGCGGCTACGAGGGGCGACACCAGGTGGGTGCGGCCGCCCTTGCCCTGGCGGCCCTCGAAGTTGCGGTTCGACGTCGATGCGCAGCGCTCCCCCGGGCGAGCTGGTCCGGGTTCATGCCCAGGCACATCGAGCAGCCCGCGGAGCGCCACTCGGCGCCGGCGCTGGTGAAGATCTTGTCCAGGCCCTCGTCCTCGGCCTGGAACCGCACCCGCATCGAGCCCGGCACGACGAGCATCCGCACGCCGTCCGCGACCGTGCGCCCGTCGATCACCTCGGCGGCGGCGCGGAGGTCCTCGATCCGGCCGTTGGTGCACGAGCCGACGAACACGGTGTCGACCTTGATGTCGCGCAACGGCATGCCGGCCTCGAGGCCCATGTAGGACAGGGCCTTCTCCGCGGCGGTGCGCTCGTTCTCGTCCACGATCGACTCCGGGTCCGGCACGCTCTCGCCGAGCGGCAGGCCCTGGCCGGGGTTGGTGCCCCAGGTGACGAACGGGGTCAGCGCGTCGCCGTCGATGTCCACCTCGGCGTCGAAGGTGGCGTCCTCGTCCGTGCGCAGCTCGCGCCACGCCTCGACGGCCTCGTCCCACTGGTCCCCCGACGGCGCGCGGTCGCGGCCCTTCAGGTACGCGAAGGTGGTCTCGTCCGGGGCGATCATTCCCGCGCGGGCGCCGGCCTCGATCGACATGTTGCAGATCGTCATCCGGGCCTCCATCGAGAGGTTCTCGATGACGTTGCCGCGGTACTCGAGCACGTAGCCCTGCCCGCCGCCGGTGCCGATCTGCGCGATCATGGCCAGCACGACGTCCTTGCTGGTCACGCCGGGCCGCAGCGTCCCGTCCTTGCTGTTGACGTTGATCGCCATGGTCCTGAACCGCTTGAGCGGCAACGTCTGGGTGGCGAGCACGTGCTCGACCTCGGACGTGCCGATGCCGAACGCCATCGCGCCGAACGCGCCGTGCGTGGACGTGTGGCTGTCCCCGCAGACGACGGTGGTGCCCGGCTGGGTGAGCCCCAGCTGCGGGCCGATGACGTGGACGATGCCCTGCTCGGCGTGGTTCATCGGGTACAGCTCGACCCCGAACTCCGCACAGTTGCGGCGCAGCGTCTCGACCTGCGTGCGGGACACGGGGTCGGCGATGGGCGCGAGCACGTCGAGGGTGGGGACGTTGTGGTCCTCGGTCGCGATGGTGAGGTCCGTGCGGCGCACCGGACGGCCGGCGAGCCGGAGCCCGTCGAACGCCTGCGGGCTGGTCACCTCGTGGACCAGGTGCAGGTCGATATAGAGCAGGTCGGGTTCCTGCCCCTCACCCTTGCGGACCAGATGCAGGTCCCAGACCTTCTCGGCCAGTGTGCGTCCCACCGCTGCCTCCCTCTCCTCGGCTCACCCGCCCCGAGTAGTGGTGTGGACTTCCCAGGATCTGGGAAGATAGTATCGAGGCGTGAGACAGTCTAGCGGTATCGGCGTGCTCGACAAGGCCGTGGGGGTGCTCCGGGCGGCAGCGGTCGAACCGGTCGGGCTCTCGGAGCTCTGCGAGGCCACGGGCCTGCCCCGGGCCACGGCCCACCGGCTCGCGGTCGGGCTCGAGGTGCACGGCCTGCTGCACCGCGGCAACGACGGCCGCTGGCGTCCCGGGCCCACGCTCGCCGAGCTCGCGGGCGGGCACGCGGACCCGTTGCTCGACGCCGCCGGCGCGGTCCTGCCACGGCTGCGGGACATCACCGGTGAGAGCGTGCAGCTCTACCGCCGGGACGGGATCCACCGTGTCTGCATCGCCGCCGCCGAGCCCGCGAGCGGCCTGCGGGACACCGTGCCCGTGGGCACCCGGCTGCCGATGACCGCGGGCTCGGGCGCGAAGGTGCTCGCCGCGTGGGCGGACCCGGTGACGCAACGCCTGGTCCTCGCGGACGCGACGTTCACCGAACGCGTCCTCGTCGACGTCCGGCGGCGCGGCTGGGCGCAGAGCGTCGCCGAACGCGAGTCCGGCGTCTCCAGCGTGTCCGCGCCGGTGCGCGACGCGGCCGGGCAGGTCGTGGCGGCGGTGTCCGTGTCCGGCCCGGTGGACCGGATCGGCCGACGGCCGGGGGTGCGCTGGGCGGCGGACCTCCTGGCCGCGGCGGAGGCGCTGCAGCACCGGTTGTGACCCGTCAGGTCGCGGCCGGCTGCGGGCCGGACGGCGCCTCGTGGCCCGGCCCGAGGGTGATCCGGCGGGCGAGCGCCAGCGCCTCGGCGTCACCCAGGGCCGCGCCGGCCGCGAGCCGGGCCTCGAACTCGGGGCCGAGCGCGGCCCGCGCGGCCCGCTCCACCGCCCGTTCCCGCTCCAGATCGGTGCCGAACGAGACGGTCGCCCGGGCGCTGGCCCGCCGGGCGCCGAGCAGTTCGGCCACCTCGGCGTGGCGGTCGAGCCGCGACAGCGTCTCGACCAGCGCCCGCACCGCCACCCAGAGATGCATCCACGCGCCGAACCGGTGCCAGTGCTCGATCAGGGGCCACAGGGCCGCCAGCCGTCCGGCGGGGTCCGCGCTGTCGCGCATCCCGGAGGTGAGCAACGTGTGCCGGGCGACGCCCTCGATGAACCGCGAGTCCGCCTCGGCCACCGTCGCGGCTGCCTCGCGGAGGTGGTCGGCCGCGCCGGGATCCCCCGCCTCGGCCCGCAGCTCCCCCCGCACGTAGGCCGCGAAACCGCGACGGGTCGGCGGGTCGGCCGGTCCCACGACGGCGTCGAGCTCGCGTTCGTACCGGGACGCGGCGGCCCGGTCGCCCGAGTACGCGGAACCGAGGGCGAGATCGAACAGGCTCAGCGTCAGCGTCGGCCCGTCCCCGGCCTTGCGGGCCAGTTGTTCCGCGGTCGCGGCCTCCCGCATCGAGCCGGCGAGGTCGCCGCGGAAGCTGAGCACGTTCGCCAGGGGTTCGTGCCCGTACCGGGCGGCGAGCGGGTCCCCGCCCGCGACGGCGATCTGCATGGCGTGCCGGGAGTACGCCTCGCCGAGGTCGAGGTCGCCTCGCTGCCAGCAGGCCGTCGCGAGCAGGCCCAGCACCCGCGCCGCCAGCGGCGCCGCGTCCCCGGCGTGGCCCGCCACCGTCCCGTCCGGCCCGAGGACGCCGGCGACCCGCAGCGACTTCTCGGTCAGCCGGACCAGGTCCGCGCGGCCCCGCAACCAGCCCAGCTCGCCGAAGAGCACGCCGAGCCGCAGCACGTCCTCGACGAGGCCGGCCCGGCAGAGCCGGTCGTGCGCACTGCGCAGCTCCGGCAGGTGGGCGTCGAAGCGGCGGACGGCCGACGCCTCGTCCGGTGTCTCCCGGGCCCGCAGGATCTCCTCGGCGAGCCGGACCGCCCAGCGGGCGTGCCGCGCCCGCAGCGCCGGGCCGGCGGGCCCCGCGGCACACCGGGCCCGGGCGAAGGCCCGCAGGGTCTCGAGCATGCCGAACCCGGCGGGGTCCTCGCCGGAGCGGACCACCAGCGAGCGGCCGACGAGGTCCGGGAGCGCCGCGCTGTCGTCGCAGACCGCGGCGACGGCCTCGCGCTCGACCGCACCGGCGAAGACCGACATCTGCTCGAAGAGCCGGCGCTGTTCGTCGTCGAGCAGCCCGTAGGACCACGCGATGACGTCCCGGAGCGAGCGGTGCCGCGGGTCCGCGGTCCGCCGGCCGCCGTGCAGCACCTCGAGCGGATGCTCCAGCGCGTCGACGAGCGCGCCGAGCCCCAGCGCGCCCGCCCGGGCCGCGGCCAGTTCGAGGGCGAGCGGCAGCCCGTCGAGCCGGCGGCACGCTTCGGCCACGAGCTCGGGGGCGAGCACGGCGGCGGGGTCGGCGGCGCGGATGCGGTCGACGAGCAGCCGGGCCGCCGGGCCCGAGGGCAGCGGCGCGACCGGCAGCACCTGCTCGCCGTCGACCCGCAGGGCCTCGCGGCTGGTGAGCAGCAGGTCGACCCGCGGCGCTCCCGCGCAGACCGCCTCGACCAGCGGGGCGAGCTCGTCCGCGACGTGCTCGCAGTTGTCGAGCACGAGCAGCGCGCGCCGCACCGCCAGCACCTCGACGATGCGGTCGAGCAGCGCGGTGTTCCCGGTACCCGAGCCGGGGGAGGCCAGGCGCAGCGCCGCGGCGACCGACGGCTCGACGTCCTGCGGTCCGCCCTTGCCCAGCTCGACGACGACCACGTCCTCGTAGCGGTCCGCGATCCCGGCGGCGAGGTGGCGGGCCAGCCGCGTCTTGCCCGCCCCGCCCGGCCCGCAGAGGTTGACCACCCGGCAGCGGCCGAGCAGGTCCGCACCCGCGGCGAGCTCCTCGGTCCGGCCGACGAACGAGCTGACCGGCAGGCGGACCACGGGCCCACCCCCGATCACGTGGGGCGCGGGGACCTCCTGGTTCAACACCTGCCGCTCGAGCTCGCGCAACTCGGGCGACGGATCGAGCCCGAGCTCGTCGGCCAGCCGGGTGCGCAGCCGGGTGTAGGCGCCGAGCGCGTCGCCCTGCCGGCCCGAGGCCACGAGAGCCCGCATCAGCCCCGCGACCGCCTCCTCGCGCAGCGGTTCGGTCGCGACCAGTGCCTCCA is a window of Pseudonocardia sp. T1-2H DNA encoding:
- a CDS encoding NAD(P)H-dependent glycerol-3-phosphate dehydrogenase, whose product is MQRVAVLGAGSWGTTFAKVLADAGRDVVLWARRPEVSRAVCDRHVNPDYLPGVVLPERITATTNAAAALDGVDAVVLAVPSQTLRANLNDWRDLLPRGRTLVSLAKGVELGTLKRMSEVVVEVAGVTPDQVAVVSGPNLAREIAAEEPTATVIACSDHERAVALQSATSSGYFRSYTNTDVVGCELGGAGKNVIALAVGIAAGMGLGDNTRASLITRGLAETARLGQALGADPLTFAGLAGLGDLVATCSSPLSRNRTFGEHLGRGESLEQAGEANHGQVAEGVKSCLSICELGERHGVELPIADAVRRVCHEGWSATSMGKELISRAPRPE
- a CDS encoding lysophospholipid acyltransferase family protein; translation: MTREKGGFSVWVSAVVFTVLNFLTSRNRYLGLENVPADGGALIVANHISYLDPAHTALYVYRGKRVPRFLAKHSLWKIPVFGRILVASGQIPVYRDSADAQQSLRDGIEALGRGKVVVIYPEGTISRDPEGWPMQSRTGVARLALSSDVPVIPVVHWGTREIYDHYNRKFRPLPRTTVTVKAGPPIDLSAYRGRPLDATILREVTDHVMSEVRDLLAEVRGGAAPTEFYKRVDR
- the cofC gene encoding 2-phospho-L-lactate guanylyltransferase, whose product is MPPRSGPVPSRTDVVVPVKPLHVAKSRLRGAADRGIGDPQAHARLALSLALDTVAAARAANRVGEIVVVTSDPEVSAGVTALGASVLADEPAEGLNAALRHGAEWHRRRRRIKNLAAAGVAALQADLAALHPDELDAALAAAQALFATGSATRAFCTDAHGDGTTLLVAAVGVALDPRFGPGSADAHRESGAAALPGAWPGLRLDVDTEADLREAETAGIGPRTGRLLAPDRGSRPA
- a CDS encoding NUDIX hydrolase; its protein translation is MSPDPSALEADVLAAGTVLWCPGDVGPLVALVHRPKYDDWSLPKGKVDPGESLSAAAVRETWEETGLRARLGALLGDVRYDVPEGRKLVRYWAAECLNRADFVPNQEVDELVWVPPAEATSRLTRDHDREIVARFAAQGPPRSVVLVVRHAKAGSRSDWDGEDDLRPLSAAGRRQAEQLVPFLARFGPERAVTAPPVRCRETIAPLVSALGLEPPSVEPLLGEEGYWEAPDRGLARFHELAAQPGVTVVCSQGGVIPDVVGTLLSEWGLNPPEVDEEKGVPSKKGSTWVLCLSSSGALTSADYYPDPTA
- a CDS encoding HU family DNA-binding protein; translated protein: MNKTQLVDALAARLGDRRTASSAVDGLLEIIVDTVGSGSSVTLTGFGVFEPRARAARVARNPRTGETVPVPATTVPAFRPGTAFKATVQANGAGTGKPAPVRRTGGGAAGTAAPATTARRSRATTAAASDAAPTPAVTEAPAKPGRRAAKTSGSLTAQAEAPAEKPAKKPAKKAEPKKAAAKAKETKETKAAAQPAKKTPAKGKAKK
- the leuD gene encoding 3-isopropylmalate dehydratase small subunit, yielding MDAFSTHTGIGVPLRRSNVDTDQIIPAVYLKRVTRTGFEDGLFSAWRGEEDFILNQEPFSRGSVLVAGQDFGTGSSREHAVWALMDYGFRVVISSRFADIFRGNSAKAGLVAAQVAQPDVELLWKLLENEPGTEVTVDLQEKTVQAKDLTVRFDIDDYARWRLLEGLDDIGLTLRHEQDITAFEAARPARMPTTHG
- a CDS encoding IclR family transcriptional regulator, translating into MRQSSGIGVLDKAVGVLRAAAVEPVGLSELCEATGLPRATAHRLAVGLEVHGLLHRGNDGRWRPGPTLAELAGGHADPLLDAAGAVLPRLRDITGESVQLYRRDGIHRVCIAAAEPASGLRDTVPVGTRLPMTAGSGAKVLAAWADPVTQRLVLADATFTERVLVDVRRRGWAQSVAERESGVSSVSAPVRDAAGQVVAAVSVSGPVDRIGRRPGVRWAADLLAAAEALQHRL
- a CDS encoding ATP-binding protein, which gives rise to MPCRPTSRGYAGCCPRARGSTPRPRGTASSPTGGTSTWPRSPTCWGRCRARTRRVAWPGSTRRCGSGAAAPIRSFDHPSVEPEVARLCALRAGAVEDRARALLEVGRAAEAVAALEALVATEPLREEAVAGLMRALVASGRQGDALGAYTRLRTRLADELGLDPSPELRELERQVLNQEVPAPHVIGGGPVVRLPVSSFVGRTEELAAGADLLGRCRVVNLCGPGGAGKTRLARHLAAGIADRYEDVVVVELGKGGPQDVEPSVAAALRLASPGSGTGNTALLDRIVEVLAVRRALLVLDNCEHVADELAPLVEAVCAGAPRVDLLLTSREALRVDGEQVLPVAPLPSGPAARLLVDRIRAADPAAVLAPELVAEACRRLDGLPLALELAAARAGALGLGALVDALEHPLEVLHGGRRTADPRHRSLRDVIAWSYGLLDDEQRRLFEQMSVFAGAVEREAVAAVCDDSAALPDLVGRSLVVRSGEDPAGFGMLETLRAFARARCAAGPAGPALRARHARWAVRLAEEILRARETPDEASAVRRFDAHLPELRSAHDRLCRAGLVEDVLRLGVLFGELGWLRGRADLVRLTEKSLRVAGVLGPDGTVAGHAGDAAPLAARVLGLLATACWQRGDLDLGEAYSRHAMQIAVAGGDPLAARYGHEPLANVLSFRGDLAGSMREAATAEQLARKAGDGPTLTLSLFDLALGSAYSGDRAAASRYERELDAVVGPADPPTRRGFAAYVRGELRAEAGDPGAADHLREAAATVAEADSRFIEGVARHTLLTSGMRDSADPAGRLAALWPLIEHWHRFGAWMHLWVAVRALVETLSRLDRHAEVAELLGARRASARATVSFGTDLERERAVERAARAALGPEFEARLAAGAALGDAEALALARRITLGPGHEAPSGPQPAAT